One stretch of Eupeodes corollae chromosome 2, idEupCoro1.1, whole genome shotgun sequence DNA includes these proteins:
- the LOC129944916 gene encoding uncharacterized protein K02A2.6-like, whose protein sequence is MSQAWTKFLNKATIVVLKAVLRSLLLPTSGSKAELKRRVEVGVKDLTDDDLRKLIQETSRESTVESADEQFSDAEDNNEEPRSEEEILDEELEKLHRIFKKKQEIHKLQKQLQEFQLEESATSTKSTTVCFRDIEDSIPPFSGDDNLPVQRWIEQFEDYSEILGLDERSKFLYGKRLLTGTAKLYIRTIIIKSWQDMKTYLINEFKKNVTKADVYSDLQNRKKRHDETFQQYVLSMMEIASQSVIEEEDIIQFIIKGIADVEINKSILYNANTIIELKSALRKYEKLKRNCRNNFSDVRPSRSTPNSSHARNITPSRSNVTNQGFNRINTQTTPDKREVSCFKCGKQGHISPHCSGKKSVMIVNTKDQVEEKEKIDLPASVNTCEESESSSNEFEKIISFNFVSDQMDSSATLLTLLDSGSPISFVQAKYIPPFLISTLDLRSHKYVGVNNSPLDVLGSINCRDFMGKNGLVLQQQKKNYVNEIDRDLQLSSGVRDAPATSQNNELITTGDDVNFVFKVMNIDLSCNVSIIRESTSSFASPIVLVQKKSGELRLCVDYRELNKITLRDNYPLPLIEDHIDRLKNKKFFTTLDLKDGFHHVNVAEDSIKYTSFTTPLGQFEYLKMPFGLKNGPSVFERFIKQVFKDLIAKVESPTNMKIDRLTFTQRLPIVKPYYIPSQPTYRSFTGEYGLQNRPATQALDKIVPKFEETGFVK, encoded by the exons atgtcGCAAGCGTGGACAAAGTTCTTAAATAAAGCAACAATCGTTGTTCTCAAAGCTGTGTTAAGATCTTTATTGCTTCCAACCAGTGGTTCAAAAGCTGAATTAAAGCGACGTGTGGAAGTTGGAGTAAAAGATCTCACAGACGACGATCTGCGAAAGCTCATACAAGAGACTTCTAGAGAATCCACCGTTGAATCTGCCGACGAACAGTTTTCTGATGCTGAGGACAACAACGAGGAGCCACGTTCGGAGGAAGAAATTCTGGATGAGGAATTAGAAAAACTTCATcggatttttaagaagaaacagGAGATTCATAAACTGCAAAAACAGCTTCAAGAATTTCAACTCGAGGAGTCTGCAACCAGTACCAAATCGACTACAGTTTGTTTCAGGGATATTGAAGACTCCATACCCCCTTTTAGTGGCGACGACAATTTACCTGTGCAACGTTGGATAGAACAATTCGAAGACTATTCCGAAATCTTAGGCCTGGATGAAAGAAGTAAATTTCTTTACGGGAAAAGACTTTTGACAGGTACAGCCAAATTATACATCAGAACAATCATCATAAAAAGTTGGCAAGATATGAAAACTTATTTGATCAATGAGTTTAAAAAGAACGTGACTAAGGCTGATGTATACAGTGatcttcaaaatagaaaaaaacgtcATGACGAGACTTTCCAGCAGTACGTTCTTTCGATGATGGAAATAGCTTCACAAAGTGTCATTGAAGAAGAAGACattattcaatttataattaaaggaATCGCAGATGTTGAAattaataagtcaattttgtatAACGCCAACACCATCATTGAATTAAAATCAGCCTTACGCAAATATGAGAAGTTAAAGCGCAATTGCCGAAACAATTTTTCTGACGTCAGGCCATCGAGAAGTACACCAAATAGTTCTCATGCACGCAACATTACACCAAGCCGATCAAATGTCACAAATCAAGGTTTTAATCGTATCAACACTCAAACAACACCTGATAAGCGAGAAGTTTCGTGTTTTAAGTGTGGGAAGCAGGGACACATTTCACCCCACTGCTCTGGGAAGAAATCAGTCATGATTGTGAATACGAAAGATCAAgtcgaagaaaaagaaaaaattgatttaccaGCCAGCGTGAACACATGTGAAGAGAGCGAATCATCAAGCAATGAATTCGAGAAAATCATCAGCTTTAATTTTGTCAGTGATCAAATGGACTCATCAGCAACACTCTTGACTCTTTTGGATTCAGGGTCCCCCATCAGTTTTGTTCAAGCTAAGTATATACCTCCGTTTTTGATATCAACATTAGACCTGAGAAGCCATAAATATGTTGGAGTAAACAACAGCCCGCTGGATGTACTAGGAAGCATAAATT GTAGAGATTTCATGGGCAAAAATGGTTTGGttctacaacaacaaaagaagaatTATGTAAATGAAATTGATCGAGATCTCCAATTGTCATCTGGCGTTCGTGATGCTCCAGCTACAAGTCAAAATAATGAGCTGATAACTACGGGTGATGAtgtcaactttgtttttaaggTTATGAATATTGACCTGAGTTGCAATGTGA gcATTATCCGCGAGTCGACTTCCTCATTTGCGTCACCCATAGTTCTGGTCCAGAAGAAGAGTGGGGAGCTTAGGCTTTGCGTTGATTACCGCGAATTGAATAAGATAACTTTAAGAGACAATTATCCCTTACCATTAATAGAGGATCACATTGATCGTCTTaagaacaaaaagttttttacaaCCCTCGACTTAAAAGATGGTTTCCACCACGTTAATGTGGCGGAAGACTCAATTAAATACACGTCTTTTACGACACCTCTAGggcaatttgaatatttaaagatGCCATTTGGCCTTAAAAATGGTCCATCTGTGTTCGAACGGTTTATTAAGCAAGTATTTAAAGATTTGATTGCAAAAG